DNA sequence from the Alosa alosa isolate M-15738 ecotype Scorff River chromosome 2, AALO_Geno_1.1, whole genome shotgun sequence genome:
TGTCTTGAAAAATCACACAAAATATTAACAGGTTTAAATATTACAATATTCCAACTAGCCTTTCTCCCAAAAATTCCTTTGTCATTCATGGGTaccatgggtttcatcaggtccctttccacaggtgtacaTAATCAAACacctacaaccccaaaacagaaaaagttctgtgaaacattcttccttttgttttctttatcattacacaacttttccagcattttgttaccccgtcccaacttttttttgaaacatgttgctggtatcaaattcaagatgaacatatattttccatgaaaatagtcaaatttgtcattttcaacatttgatatgttgtctgtgtcctttttgcaaacCTATGAATAGGCTAGTTGGAGCTTCCCACTTCAATGAACTATGTTAAGCTAggttggcatgttcctttaaacatatgtgtgtatgtctgtttgtaaTGTTACCTCTAGCGTGGTATCCTCTGTCATAGAGCAGGGCAGATCACCTGACTGCCATGTCTCTGTCTGTGAGGACGGTTCACTAGGAAGTCCATCGCATGCCACCTAAGGCAGATACATGCATATTGAATTAAGTACAGACAGCCGTACAAGGACAAAatcaaaacatatcaatgacaACTCACCTCAAGAGTGTCACTCCCTAACACAGAGCTGTCAGAGCACGAAAGCTCAACAGTCTCCTCAATGGGGGAGCCAGTCTGAGACCCTGCGTGCCCGGCAAGAAAAAAGATTAAGTGTCTTGTGAATGTACTGTCAAGATAGTTATAAGCTATAACAAGTTCAATATATTGCAGCATTCACATACTGGTTCGTATTGGCTTCACTGAAGCATAGGGTGTCCTGGTTTTCAGGGGATCCCATCCATGGTCTCCAGCTGGACAAGATTGCCCTCCACCTCGACCACCCTTGGAATTATTACGAAATGACATTATTATCAACCTACATCATATTATTGAGGTGTTAGATAAGGGTCACAACCTAATAACAacatcatatttatatttacctGTACTTGGTTGGCCAATCAGGCTTCATCGTCATCCCTGGCCTCCCTCGTTTCCGCTCATCTTTTTTGAGCACCTCCATGCCTGGTTTGATGAGGAACCTCTTCATGCCCCTTTTGCTCCTGTTCCTGTATGCAACCTTCTGTCGCTGCTGGGCCTTCTCCAGGTTAGCATGCACCTGATGATGTAATAGAACAATGTTGTGCACAACCATGGTTTGAGCTGTGTTACACGCACTTGTGTGCATTGAATGTATGCATCCACTTAGCACAAGCTTACCTTCTCAAAGACCTCCGCGTCCCTCTCTGCCCGTCCTTTAACATAGGCCTCAACGTCCCTCTCTGCCCGTTCTTTAACATAGGCCTCCGCGTCCCTCTCTGCCCGTTCTTTAACATAGGCCTCAACGTCGTCTTCATCAGCAGTGTCCACATACTctgtctcttctgtctctccagTGATCTAATATTCACATAACACTTTAGTTTGTCACTATATCCTTTTTTACAAATCATTTACACATAATTTCAGGGTAACTGAACTGACATACCTCACTGAAGAGACGTGGCTCCCGTCCGTACATTAACCGGAACGGCGAGAACCTAGATGAGGATTGGACAGAGGAATTATgtgcaaaaacaatattttttaaattgtcctccCACCTGTTCTGATGCCCATCAAGGGTCTTCCCAATCGCTCTCTTCAGCGTCTGGTTGGTCCTCTCATCCAAACCTAtgaggtgaagtgaaattgCAAACATTGTTTTTGCCCAGCAAATTCGTTATACAAGTATTGAATAGTGGTTAAATGCTGTTATACTAACCATTCGTCTGAGGGTGGTAGGCGGAAGTCATACGGTGCTTGACACCGTACCTTTCGAACATGGCTGCATTAATCTTATTTTGGGCAATAACAAAGAATTATTATATTCTAAAAATTTTAATATTGTAATCGTAATTGGCATAGAATATTACACTATTTCGAATGGAAAACCACCTCGTTGCAGAACTCCCGCCCTCTGTCCGTTAAAATGACCTCTGGCACACAATGGCTCATAAAGATGTCCATCAAAGCCTTGACAAAagcaacaacaaataaaacCCCGGACTAATAGGGTATAGTATTTGTCCATTCTATTGGATATCAACATACAAACCAGTCTTttgattaattaaatatattcaCTTTACAACCTGTTTCTTTATTGACTTTTACAACTAATAGGGCTCCATCCTATTTGTCCATTCTATTCGCTCTGTTCTATTTTGAAGACTTGTGCTGGCCTCTAATTTAAGGCtctcacaaataaataatatggGCATATTATACATTTTCTGAATCATCAGAATGCCTTGAGTATTGTAGTTGTTGAATTGTGTGTCCCTGGTGTTCTTTCATGCCACAGGGATAAAAGAAAGCATACAGTTTAGGCGGAAATTGTGAGAAAACGTGTTATTTCTGGTTTAAAGAAGTCATGTGACCTCTGTTTGTCAGACAGATTCAGTACTGGGCTTAAATGAAAGCCTAAAAGGTCCCCTTTCCAATGATACCAAGCACCATATTATAGAATATTGACAATATCTCAACCATGAGCCTAAATCAGATATACACCAGATTTCAAAAACGGAATTTATCTTAGGGGGTTAGTAACTTCATGAGCTGAAAAAAGTGATTTTGCTACCACCCCTGCACTGCTATCGAGATTTTTCTAGTACTAGGGGTGTATACCTTGCCAAAAAACTATTAGCGtgtttccatccaacttcctAATGCGCATTTAATCTATTCGAATAAGAAATCCCGGTTGGAAACGCGTGAAATGCGCATCAAAAGTCCTAATGCGCATCTATATTTGATTCGCTAGAGGGGGTGGATTAACTCTCGATGCGCATAAGGTATAATGCAAATAAAGTTGATGGAAACGGTTTATTTGCATCATATGACGTAACCTTCAGAGAATCTCAGCAATCTATGGCGCTTCCCTATAACATTAGGCAACTTGATGTGTTCTCTTGCTTGTTTCCGTAGAATAAAACAAACTGAATACACACATCGGTGCACAGTTGTTTTGCTGACGCTAAAGTTTTTGCCAACAACTCGATCGGCACACATCGCAAGTTTAtacaactagtgcagtgcccgttcaaacatgccattcctgtagaaaacctgtagcccGATTACATGCCCAAGAGAACGAAATGCCCATgaggtatgcctgctttaacaataggatgatagggaaaaacatcattccagctaagcattcaataatgtatactgaatatcataatatattagcctataattaatgtgcagtaagcagaatttaggcatgactgcatgtgatttctacagatcagaacggcataacaaatgttttgagttaaggctataggcctagcttATTGCATAACTTTTCCTAGTGACGACTAGCCATTTTGTGATCGTTTGacatttgcaacgatgtgactcaaaagCAGTGTTTGGTAGCACAAGTGACGTTTCTTTGTCTGCCACTTGTTGTCTAGCTGTGTGGCACGTCTTCTGAAACTTTAAATTTTGGACCATTAGCCTATCGcttgtttcaatttgggaccttgcagtcggaaatgtagtttgtttattcaaaaTCTCACGTCCaatgtagcctgggctattcaaagcatcagtttattgcacatgtTACTTTTCATGTAATTTTGAATAGCTACTACATAtccgtgtttgttggcgtgttgttgcaaaatccgcgtaatcattttatgcaagcaaacatacaggaagtctttattgttgaggtcagagaTGATAATCAAACATCTTGCATTTTAACCGTGATTTAGTGCTGCCAAATCTCCGCTTATCCTCTCTCTGGTCCTGCGCgcagtgctgtgtgagagggtggCTATGGTAGAGTGGAGAAAGCCAACGTGTGCTTCTTTTAGGCTACTGATATGTAACGACATATTTAGcttttcttatccaaacaatgtcaaactatgcactgcacttactcatgccagtagcaagacacctgccaagtttgaaatcgaACGGACCAacgacacgcagacagacagacgttctTGCAAtttatggatagatagatgcgATGGCTTGTTTGTTGGGATAGGCATCCGACAACGAGTACTCGGGGCAACAGCCAGGTCTATCATTCGTCATAATTCTTCAAACCCTGACTTGTGAATCTAAAGGTCTCCACCTACTGTTGGTCAGTGAAGTAGAGCTATAATCGGGCCTTAAAATTTAGGCCCGACAAGACCCGAGTCCCACAGAAATCAGCCCGAGCCCTGACCGAGCCTGAGACTGACAGCTTTTTAAAAGCCCGAAACCTGTTTACAGCCCGACATTATTCAAATGTCGGTAAGCACGCACGCAgctcttttgccttttgtcaaGAATGATTTGAGAAACActaagacgtgcatttgtaatgacgcggaagagatgcaggccatagtgttgcagaaattaagcagaaataggcctacaccaaatgttcacgtgtgatgaagtcttaggtaagctatgttattcacctattctaattctgaaggagaatatccttagagagagagattttggagattatgatcgatcgtctctgacagtgatagtcacgggtcgcctgtgaatggaggtgcgatgtatacaacggtgtccactaagcataccatgcttgtttcgaccctctgcccaacatagcttggaggttgcagtggtaatcgtgatgatagtgtccgtaatggatgtggtacagacagcaggactagtagaaatagggctctaaagaactacaaagtcacccgcaatatgtgtcatgagctctctctctgcctggtaacacgcgctgattgaagtctgatgacctccacctgttcctgctctgctctgcctcacccttgtttacctaccagctgcactgcattcaccactcatcatgccctgtatataaagccttgcttttcagtccacacttgtcagatcgtctgcaaccagcaccagttacctgcctgttttggaaaacgcctctgactctttgcctgtgatcccggacccgctcgactacttctgtgttctccagccccggtaatcttgacctgccttccgtccctcttctacgaataccgcctagtccttgactgtactgctgcttcgtttcaattgctgttgtgtgtgtgtttcccccaggacttcccggatcatcccgctcctgccatcgctgttcggctactgggggaacacacacacgcagactcttggaactcctgtaccccccccgaaacccccttaacccccaacccttaaataaacttttgaacgtgacgcttttgtggtcctcgtcctgtttggtgtctgacaatatgatgcgaacttctgggtaatgcagattacccgcgataggaactgtttgaccagaatactttattgtaggcctatattgtagtaatctattactaaaccacaacatcttaggtgttggtatacatcttaggtattttcctgttaatttgttatgtgggtaatatgaaaaaaggaaagtaaacctgcttaaccttaaatatgttcatccagtatttactgaaaggtgcataatttgaggtgcttgccatccagtgacaaattagatgggtaaatttacccccttcataaatttttgttttactaaagatttttacatttacagtaggactttatctctgaccactttcaagccatggccttttgaaattttgatataaaaatccaatggtgttgctttcttaaccctgatgcctagtttgccaggtttaaaaaagttatgagaggaaatatttttatttggtgtgaaacacacacacatacctgtttttatgtctttcatttattttataatttgtattaatatttattttatcattattttatttataagctaaggttgctagcacaggtgtctaaaactagataaaaacacttgcactttctgtttgcagttttgtgtggtatttgaaaaaaagaacattgcattttcagaaatagccggccctccgatcagatgacgttggcagaattggaccccagctcatttgagtttgagacccctgctgtaGCCTAACAAACGATGTGATCCTGAGGGGCACTGACAGCTTTGATCAACATGCCTTATCAGCGACAAATTCCCTGTCGTTCTACAGAATGTTGCATCCTTTGGATTTTACATAACCACTGGCTCATTATTCTCATTATGCACATGATCAAAACTTTTCCACACCTCAGACTTTGCTTTCTTTGCCGGTGAAACTAAAACGCCAGCCTCTGTTTCACCTAAGCATCCATTTCTGCATCTTTCTCGCAGCTAACCGAAACGCATCACCTGACCGCTCATTTAGCCTACTGCGCAAGCCCGAGCCCAGCCCGAGCCCAGCCCGAGCCCGCGTGAAATGATAGAAATGAAGCTCTACAGTGaagtgccaaatttgacaaaaaaactgCCGAGACCTTGGTCGTTCCCAAGTGTATGGCGGTCTCCGGCGATGGGAAGCTGCCAACACCCGATTGTGCAATATAAACATTCTCCGCCTTCTCCTTCTAATCGatattaaacaaaatatttttaaaatgaagGAATGAATTAGGCCTAGGGCCTAGGCTATTCCGACCGCAGAGAGGAGGGCGTCAATTTCACGCATAGGCAAAGTGTCCCAAAATACTTAGAATCAATAGGTGTTGGAAACGCTGACTAATGCGCATTTTATTTATGCGCATTACCACGGATGCGCATCACTAATTCGCATGAGTTGGATGGAAACACGCTAAATGATAGCATTTGTCCCCCCGATGATACCGATCAACCCCCCTGGCTCATGGACTACAAGTATCGTCAGTGACAGCCACTGATGAAAACTTCAGTTTAGagtggtgtacagtatgtattgaaAATGATTAGTTTACCACTTACATCtgtcaccatcatcaaacatgggAAGTCCATCTCCTAGCTCCTGTAAATTTTCTGTACATattgtagcgtcggtggatgtacatgtttagcattgaatgagtgtctcccagaatgcagtgcgagtgaatgctagaatgtgtaatgtcggttataatagttgtagttacgtttagcatgttgtgtatttgttagcgtgttagtctctttagttgtacctcatgtgtttatcctcgtgttgatgtgtgtggtaaacccttattgtgtgttacatgtgcggctgagactacccctgtgttgccctatgtagttatctgtatgtctgattgtgtttgagtctgcctgttccaataaatggtCGTCCTGGCCAAAGCtgaatcttgtctgagggtgagatcgctacattggtgtcagaagtgggatgggcCCCTCCCAGGGCATGAAGATCTATGCCAGATCAAGATGGAGAAGAAGGCCGAAGACCAGACcagcaagatggcggcgaagcTCAGCAGATGTTCCAATGGTCCTTTTAAGGACTAGCCAGCTCGCTGAGCTCGCCACTGCGGAGGATGGAGGACCTTCCGGCCCGGCGCGGGACTTGTGCAGGCGACCAGCGGGACCAGCCCTACATAGCCGACGAGAGCTGCCAGCGCTGGAGGAAGCGGCCCCGGCTGATGTCGCGGAAGTGTCCGCGGCTGGCAAGAAGTTCCCGGCACGACGCCGATGTCGATGCTGCCATCATCCGAGGATCTCATCCATAGAGAGCGCAAACTCTCTGACGACCTTGGAACACGACCACAGCGGCCGGGTTTACACCGCCAGCTACTGAAGAACTTCCAGAGCGTCAGCTGCCGGTCAAGAGTGTGATGGAGTCATAGCTGCTAGTTCGGGAGCTTGCGGTGCTCCAGCTAGTGACCAAGAGGGTAACGTCGACCTGTAGAGCCTTGGGAGCTATCGTTTTGTGGACTGTTGAGATTTGAAGTGCGCACGTTTCGGTTGACGCAAGTCTGCGcaatgtttttcatgttttgtgtgtgagttcctgTGTGTCCCGAGCCTGCTGGGAGGGTCGGTGTCTCCATTTCCCGCCACAGTGGAGCATCGTTGTGCTCGAGAGACAGCCGACAAACGTTCTACAAGAGGGCAGCAGCGAGGGGACCTCGGCGTGGACTGCTGACCGCCTGGAGATCGGCACACTGTGGACAGGTGGCAACGGGCCACGAGCTGTCACAGTAGCCAGAGGGGGCTACCGAACGTCCAGGGGTTCCAGCGTATCCGGGGGTTCGGCTTGCAGTGGGACTGTTTGCTGCTGTTTGAGGTAGTGCAGCTGCACGGCGGGAAACCGAGGGCCCAAGCGACACCACAACCCACGTCTGGCCGGTTCTGGTGCTTGTTCGGGGGAGAACTGACGTGACAGAGGCAGCCGAGAGCCCTTCCAGTCGGGAGGGGTTATCGTGCAGCCAGAGGCTTTCCGGTCACTTGGACTAAGCACTGGGACTGACACCGACGCAGCCGCGAGCGGTGAGCTTAGCTGTCATTGCCGGGGACGACAATGGCTCGGGAGGGGGTTatgtagcgtcggtggatgtacatgtttaacgttgaatgagtgtctcccagaatgcagtgcgagtgaatgctagaatgtgtaatgtcggttataatagttgtagttacgtttagcatgttgtgtatttgttagtgtGTTAGCGTCTCTttagttgtacctcatgtgtttatcctcgtgttgatgtgtgtggtaaacccttattgtgtgttacatgtgcggctgagactacccctgtgttgccctatgtagttatccgtatgtctgattgtgtttgagtctgcctgttccaataaatgggCGTCCTGGCCAAAGCtgaatcttgtctgagggtgagatcgctacaATATCAAAACAGTCTCTTCAAGGCTGAATAGTCGTGGTCTTCTCGGTGCAGACATATTGATGATATGGCTTATTTTGTGATAAAGTTTCAACCTGAGGTAATGACTTCAAAGTTGCATTCTTTGCGGCAGGAAAGAGAGTAAAATGTATCCAAATGAACCAATGATAGGCCTATGGCTAGTGTTTCAAGGAATTAGCTACTTTTACTGACCTTACCCAAGGGGATCCGGCGACGGTTTGCCCTagtgcaggggtgggcaaacatccggcccgccaagcactttcattcggcccgccgagcatttaatttagttatcaggctgctcgctatttttttcctgcgatagagacgacgttggttagctttactgcaaactgcttttcactctccttagataacgtttacaatgtcactgtcaaaacatcatgttaaatagagataacatcatgttaactcttagttatctcctttgcagcagatctaacgtgaacattatgcaatccatttaattgggaatgcgtctgcactcacgagagggagagagagccgcaggttccagctggcttgtgattgttgataattgatatctccttataagaaagttttaaaaggaaatcatggaggcaacagtagttcccactactgaccatttaaaaactgtgagagggcccagccgtaggtacagcactagccatagcggccTTGagccttgagccaaaaagtttagtttgcccacccctgccctaGTGGGACAACAAGAGCAGCTTGGGGTACCACAGTACATGCAAGCTAGCCAGTGACTTCAGGCGAACCCCCGCTCCCTTCGTGGCAGACACTCATAAGAAAACGAAAATATGCCAAAATAtttcaatacaaacatattgTAATAATCATGAATATATGTTGACAATTGAGTCAAACGTATTTATTAGgcttgtaggctatattcagAAATAACATGTCCCCTTGTTTTGCCCATTATAACATGCCGATGAAGCACCCGATTTGGTTCCCCACCGAATTCCTGTTTCCCCTTTGCTAAACCATGgcaatagagtaccgaagccatgacgtagcgttgccaaggcagcaatttcactgtatctaaacaaatcaatctaatcattgaaatcaccattagcgtggctttcttaatctatttcaataattttacaacgtttctaagatttctaagatattttttttacactgtaggaatcacatactacaacatatattcatatcaacacgatcaaattcgtgactacagagttttttaatttaattaaagtaattttagcatgggtttcctccgtaaaagagatctgcatgtaacttcacagcatgcggttaaaatccttaaattcacggacatattttggctttattttttaagcataAAACCTCACTCTTAACAGCCACCAGTCTTTAAGaggtgaaatatccactggaatttagtttctttatattacacctgccagggaatccgtgttatgtgggtaagctgctgcctagcaggtaaagcatgtttaaatggctatagcctacatttaaaacaatttattagctagaaatgatggcacatgtctacattcaatgctatataagccacttcgaaagtttgtttagatccagtgattctgccgtcatggaaacaCTACATCAgacttcggtactcta
Encoded proteins:
- the LOC125291015 gene encoding uncharacterized protein LOC125291015 — protein: MDIFMSHCVPEVILTDRGREFCNEINAAMFERYGVKHRMTSAYHPQTNGLDERTNQTLKRAIGKTLDGHQNRWEDNLKNIVFAHNSSVQSSSRFSPFRLMYGREPRLFSEITGETEETEYVDTADEDDVEAYVKERAERDAEAYVKERAERDVEAYVKGRAERDAEVFEKVHANLEKAQQRQKVAYRNRSKRGMKRFLIKPGMEVLKKDERKRGRPGMTMKPDWPTKYRVVEVEGNLVQLETMDGIP